Genomic window (Candidatus Binataceae bacterium):
GGCAGGTGGGTCAGTGGTGTACTTGTGCGGTTCAGGAGGCGGCTGCTGCGCCGGCATGACCGTCACTGGCACTGGCGCGGCGGCTGCCGTCGTTGTAGGCGCATGATCTTCGACCACTGAATACAGGTCAGCTTTGACTGGCGGCGCTATGCTAGCCAATGCCCCTAGCGCTCGGGGCGCTTTCATGCTGTGCGGAGTTAAGCCAGATCCTGCCGGCGGGCTGCCCATCGCAGGGGGTGCGGTCCCAGGCAGAGTAGGATTTTCAGGATTGGCTATTCCGGTCACGGTGATATCATAAATTACTTGCTGACCGTCGCGGGTTATTTTGAGCGTGCCGCTGCCACGGGCCAGACCTAAAATTATCAATTGATCGCGTCCTTGAGGATCGACCTCGAACGCCCGAACGCCTCCGTCGTAGCGAACCTGCGGCGTTTGGTCTGGATCTACGTGCTTCAATACCGTGCTCGCACCCGCGGTCAGCGCCAAAGTCTGCTCTTGCGCCGCATATACCCGACCGAGTGGTGTACAGATCGCGATCAGCACGGCCAGGGACCCCAACCACCACAATCCGCGTGAGTGAACACGTAACGGTGGCGGCGTCATTTACGGCCCTCCCATCGCCGTCCCCGTCGCTTCACTCAGGTTGCCCGTCCCGGCGCCGGCAAAGCCGCCGCTTGCGGGCTTCGGGAATGGGGCGGCGGCTGCGAATCGAGCTGGAGCGACGGGAACCGCGGCAGGTGCAGGCACTGAGCTTGCGCTCTGGCGCGCCACCAGTCGGTCTCCGTCAAAATTCAAGGTTTCGCTGCGTACCCCGTCACGCAGCACCACCACTTGGTCCAGCCTGCGCTTTAAGCTTCCCTGCAGCGGCCGCGCTTTGGCCGGCATGGTGCGGGCAGGAGGATCGGCATAGGCCGCCAAAGCCTGACGAAGATCCACTCCGCTGGTTTCGACAATTTTGTCATCTCCCGCGCCGCGCAAGGCCAGACGCAAAACACCCTGCTGCGCGGCGACCGCAAGTTGCTCAGCCTGGGTAGGGGTAACCAGCACTGTAACGATTTTTTCTAACTGCGGGTGTTGAGTCTGGGTAGTGGTCTGAGCTATCGCAAGAACTTCAACATCTTCCAGTACCGTCTTCGCAAGGGGCGGCGCTGAACCGCTTTGGTTAATTGTAACCAAGATGTCCACCCGCGAACGCGGCAACACAAAACCAGCAATATCGCCCACCGCATCCACCGCAATGGCGATCGCACGCATGTTAACCGGAATTATTAATCCGCCGGGATTAGTATACTGGTCAGCGTCAACCAACTGCGCGGCCACCATTGGCTGATTAGCGTATAGCTGCGCGCGCGCGATCTTTCCCAAGGCCGGCTTGATGGTAGTATAGACGCCGGGCGGCAGATAGTCGCGCGGCCAGCGGACTATCTTGACCGCACCGATATCAATTCGCGAGCCTGTAGGTATATCCCGCGCCGCGACCACCACGTCCGTAGTCTTGGCGTTCGCCGCGATCAGGGCCTGGCGCGCTCGCATCAGAGTAGAATACACGGTCACGGTGGCGACAATCGCAACCAGCACACCCGCGATCAGAAATAGGGCCGACCTCCGCATCTAATGCTGCCAGGGCGAGTGTCCGCGCCTTTAAAAAAGACCGCTTCTAGCGCGCCGCCCGGAAATCCTTTCGTCCGACGCGCCAGATCCATGCCGCAACCACCATCCCCGGGGCCAGCTCTTACTAGCCAGCGATGTCGGTAGCGACCGTGCTGAAAAGGGTCTTGAGGTCGCTGCCTACGTTGGTAAGAGTAGCGATCGCGACTACCGAGACCAGGGCTAGAATCAACCCATACTCCGCCATTCCTTGTCCAGCCTGCTTGCGTAAACGATTGACGAACTTTCTAAACAACATTCTAGTATTCTCCCAGGCGATTTAGACTGCCGTGTCAATCACCCGAGGCCTAAACTGCCTGCCCAACCCCAATCCTGCCCGAGACCAACAGCGGTGATTGCTTGACAAATGCCTTGCCTGTGTTCCAACAGCAACTTATGTGCCGCTCCTGCAACCCTCAGCAAAACTTGGAACATTTAGGGTGGCTAGCTTGATCAGGTTGCGGCCATGCAGCCGGATGCTGCATTTATGCAACGCTTTTGCTAAGGAAAGCCGGCAAAGCGTCAAAACTGAGCTTGGATGAGAAGAAAACCTCACAGTTGTGGCCGACTCGCCGAGTTCCTCGACTGTTAGATAAATAAGACTACCAATGGCAGGGTGCTTGCAACGCTTAGGTCTGCGGATTGCTTGGCAGAACCCGTGACTACACTTCACCGTGACTGATTCAGGCCGCTCATTATCAACAGATTTGGAAATGCAAACAGCCACGGCATGGGGCCGGCGCTCGGTTTATCTGA
Coding sequences:
- a CDS encoding Flp family type IVb pilin — protein: MLFRKFVNRLRKQAGQGMAEYGLILALVSVVAIATLTNVGSDLKTLFSTVATDIAG
- the cpaB gene encoding Flp pilus assembly protein CpaB gives rise to the protein MRRSALFLIAGVLVAIVATVTVYSTLMRARQALIAANAKTTDVVVAARDIPTGSRIDIGAVKIVRWPRDYLPPGVYTTIKPALGKIARAQLYANQPMVAAQLVDADQYTNPGGLIIPVNMRAIAIAVDAVGDIAGFVLPRSRVDILVTINQSGSAPPLAKTVLEDVEVLAIAQTTTQTQHPQLEKIVTVLVTPTQAEQLAVAAQQGVLRLALRGAGDDKIVETSGVDLRQALAAYADPPARTMPAKARPLQGSLKRRLDQVVVLRDGVRSETLNFDGDRLVARQSASSVPAPAAVPVAPARFAAAAPFPKPASGGFAGAGTGNLSEATGTAMGGP